The Endozoicomonas montiporae CL-33 genome contains a region encoding:
- a CDS encoding IS110 family transposase, translating to MSRRSKSNRSHSDRVKKRIAGHLEKINLFAAGIDIGSESHFVAVPEELDEQPVRSFGCFTADLEAMADWLVKLGITTVVMESTGIYWIPAFEILESRGLDVKLVNARHVKNVAGRKSDVLDCQWLLQLHTYGLLNGAFRPDEQVCSLRSYRRQRDTLVGYRASHIQHMQKALRQMNLLLDNVVTDITGKTGMTIIRAILNGQRNPVELARYRDKHCKKSEEEIAKSLKGHYRDEHVFALRQAVELYDTYDEKIRACDKALEQKLNTFDSKDDKDSQKLSTPDKPSKKRKSRCAPDFDVRSELNRVSGVDLTDIDGIDENTALKIVSEIGLDMSRWPSAKHFASWLGLCPGTKISGGKVLNRKTKRLPGAAATAFRLAAYSLTRSKSALGAYYRRMRSKLGAPKAITATAHKLARLVYSMLKHGSQYVDEGQEYFEQRYRERVLKTLKQKAKDMGFTLTPVETAVG from the coding sequence ATGTCTCGCCGCAGCAAATCCAACCGTTCCCATTCTGACAGAGTCAAAAAGCGTATTGCCGGACATCTGGAGAAAATCAATCTCTTTGCTGCTGGTATTGATATCGGGTCAGAGTCACATTTTGTTGCTGTGCCAGAAGAGTTAGATGAACAACCGGTGCGTTCGTTTGGCTGTTTTACCGCAGACCTTGAAGCTATGGCTGACTGGCTCGTAAAGCTTGGCATTACCACCGTTGTGATGGAGTCAACCGGAATTTACTGGATACCTGCGTTTGAAATACTGGAATCCCGGGGACTTGATGTAAAGCTGGTCAATGCACGACATGTAAAGAATGTTGCCGGACGTAAGTCTGATGTTCTGGACTGCCAATGGCTTTTGCAGTTACATACTTACGGATTGCTCAATGGCGCGTTCCGCCCGGATGAACAGGTTTGTTCATTGCGATCCTATAGACGACAACGTGACACTCTTGTTGGCTACCGTGCTTCCCACATCCAGCATATGCAAAAGGCACTTCGACAGATGAATCTGTTACTGGATAATGTGGTGACTGATATTACCGGAAAAACCGGTATGACTATTATCCGCGCCATACTGAATGGGCAGCGGAATCCTGTGGAGCTGGCCAGATATCGTGACAAGCACTGCAAAAAATCCGAGGAAGAAATCGCCAAATCCCTGAAGGGGCATTATCGGGATGAGCATGTATTTGCTCTGCGGCAAGCTGTTGAACTTTACGATACTTATGATGAAAAAATCAGGGCTTGTGACAAAGCTCTGGAACAGAAGCTCAACACATTTGACAGCAAAGATGATAAAGACTCTCAAAAGCTTTCTACGCCAGATAAGCCTTCAAAAAAACGGAAGTCCCGTTGCGCTCCAGACTTTGATGTACGTTCAGAACTCAACCGGGTGAGCGGTGTCGATCTGACTGATATCGACGGCATCGACGAAAATACGGCTCTGAAGATTGTTTCAGAAATCGGTTTGGATATGAGTCGATGGCCTTCCGCTAAACATTTTGCCTCCTGGTTAGGGCTCTGTCCCGGAACCAAAATATCCGGTGGTAAAGTTCTGAACCGGAAAACCAAGCGTTTGCCAGGCGCAGCCGCAACAGCATTCAGGTTGGCGGCTTATTCACTGACCAGATCAAAAAGTGCTTTGGGTGCTTATTACCGAAGAATGCGAAGCAAGCTTGGTGCTCCAAAGGCGATTACGGCAACAGCGCATAAGCTGGCAAGGCTGGTTTACAGTATGCTCAAGCATGGGAGCCAGTATGTAGATGAAGGTCAGGAATACTTTGAGCAGCGGTACAGAGAAAGAGTTTTGAAAACCCTGAAGCAGAAGGCTAAAGATATGGGCTTCACATTAACGCCGGTTGAAACTGCTGTCGGTTAG